A portion of the Oncorhynchus gorbuscha isolate QuinsamMale2020 ecotype Even-year linkage group LG07, OgorEven_v1.0, whole genome shotgun sequence genome contains these proteins:
- the gall gene encoding galanin peptides-like, whose amino-acid sequence MQRRNTILCAFFVLFGQLSESSGISLMGSVKRGWTLNSAGYLLGPYAQRTLTVRHRPLLGKRSVWEDDVKPFQNSEYKSVIDDAYVQAFLDFITYSRLKEIGEMEDLSTHYLAETKS is encoded by the exons ATGCAAAGACGTAATACCATTCTGTGTGCATTTTTTGTCCTCTTTGGACAACTGTCTGAATCCAGTGGAATTTCATTAATG GGTTCAGTAAAGAGAGGTTGGACACTGAATAGTGCAGGATACCTCCTTGGGCCAT ATGCACAACGAACGCTGACTGTGAGACATAGACCCCTACTGGGCAAAAGGAGTGTTTGGGAAGATGATGTGAAACCATTCCAAAACAGTGAATACA AGTCTGTCATCGATGATGCCTACGTTCAAGCTTTTCTGGACTTCATTACTTACTCACGTCTGAAAG AGATTGGAGAGATGGAGGATTTGAGCACCCATTATCTTGCAGAAACGAAGTCATAA